From Novipirellula artificiosorum, the proteins below share one genomic window:
- a CDS encoding HPr family phosphocarrier protein, whose translation MNNDSSLSTTVVVRNPQGLHARPADMLVRLAQQFESTIKIGKGGEHVDCKSILSLLTLGAAAGTELSVSAHGSDAETAVQAIVGLFEAGFEEMGE comes from the coding sequence ATGAATAATGATTCCTCGCTTTCAACGACGGTCGTCGTGCGCAATCCCCAGGGATTGCATGCTCGCCCCGCCGACATGTTGGTCCGACTCGCGCAGCAGTTCGAATCGACGATCAAGATCGGCAAGGGTGGCGAACACGTCGATTGCAAAAGCATTCTGTCACTACTGACCCTTGGGGCAGCTGCGGGAACGGAGTTGTCGGTGTCAGCGCATGGTTCGGATGCAGAAACCGCGGTCCAAGCGATCGTGGGTTTGTTCGAAGCGGGATTCGAGGAAATGGGCGAATAA
- a CDS encoding PTS sugar transporter subunit IIA, which translates to MKFADFINTKAIRADLKAVSKEEVIRELVQSLLDSGQIEADQQEDIISAIMKREDLGSTGIGRGVAVPHTKHPSVQKLVGTVGVSSEGVDFDSLDGERVQLFFLLISPPERPGDHLRALENISRQLRDENFCRFLKQSKTADDISQLLQEADDNQFVSG; encoded by the coding sequence ATGAAGTTCGCAGACTTTATCAACACCAAAGCCATTCGTGCGGATTTGAAGGCCGTTTCGAAGGAAGAGGTTATTCGAGAATTGGTCCAATCGCTTTTGGACTCGGGCCAAATTGAAGCCGATCAGCAAGAAGACATCATTTCGGCCATCATGAAGCGTGAAGATCTCGGCAGCACCGGCATCGGTCGTGGCGTCGCGGTCCCTCACACCAAGCACCCCAGCGTGCAGAAGTTGGTTGGCACGGTAGGGGTCAGTTCCGAAGGGGTCGATTTCGATTCCCTCGACGGCGAGCGTGTTCAATTGTTTTTCCTGTTGATTAGCCCACCGGAACGTCCCGGCGATCACTTGCGGGCGCTCGAGAACATTTCGCGTCAATTACGCGACGAGAATTTCTGCCGGTTCCTCAAGCAGAGCAAAACGGCCGACGACATCAGCCAGTTGCTTCAAGAAGCCGACGACAACCAGTTTGTATCTGGCTAA
- a CDS encoding HPF/RaiA family ribosome-associated protein, translating to MQVSVSARHGSLQPGDQQLIVEKAEKLRRLYDRINAIEVTVDLENLDKPSLEIRVSAEKTDDCLSTAAAGTVIAALDLAIPKVEQQLRRLKEKKTGHRTAGHKHIDPSVAAEEE from the coding sequence ATGCAGGTAAGCGTCTCGGCGCGTCACGGCAGTCTTCAACCAGGCGATCAACAGCTTATCGTGGAGAAGGCGGAAAAGTTACGGCGTCTTTACGACCGAATCAATGCGATCGAAGTCACCGTCGACTTAGAAAATTTGGACAAGCCTTCCTTGGAAATACGTGTTTCGGCGGAGAAGACCGACGATTGTCTCTCCACCGCAGCCGCCGGCACGGTGATCGCCGCACTCGATTTAGCGATTCCGAAAGTCGAACAGCAACTCCGCCGACTCAAAGAGAAAAAGACCGGTCATCGGACCGCAGGACACAAACACATTGACCCTTCGGTTGCTGCGGAAGAGGAATAG